The nucleotide sequence GGTGGGGTTTGGACAAGGGAGGGTCAGCAGGATGGACATTTGTGTCTCTGATAGTGTTGGGTGGCTCTATCAGGAGGATTCTGCTGCCCTTCCCCACCATCCACTATGCATGTCGTATCTCAGTCTTCCCACCCCATCAGCCCTGAGATGACCTGCAGGCTGACCATGAGGCACGACTAGAATTCAGAGACGTAAGAATTAGAGATCTTCTGGGCATTGTGTCAGGTGTTTACAAGACATCACTCTGTCGTTTTCTTTGGGTATAAAAGAAGCCATAGCTTTTCTTGGTCACCAGTTTTCCTAAAGCTTAGATGAGGCTTATACTTTTAtaagtgaagaagaaaagatcCCAACCCAGCTTTAGTTCAGAAATAGGATAGGTAAAAACTAAGTAATTTGGAGAACTGAGTACTGCCTGATTGTTGGCGAgttctattaaaatatatgtgcatCTCCTTGTCTGAACAATTTTGTTCACTCTGATTATACACACAGTGTCTCTGGCCAATGTGAACTATTCACTCAGTTGTTTCAGAAGATACAGAATTGAGTATTGGAGAAAACTGAGTGTTCCACAGAAAATATTAGACTCTGTGGCCACAGCTAGGGATTAGGGGAGTTGTCTCTGGCATTTATTGTATCTACACTCCTTTGTTGTGGTTAACCATTCCTCATTTCTAATCAGGCAGAGGCAATCCTCACTGACAGTGTTTCACACACTACTATCCTGTAGCCTAATGTGCTTTGGTCTCATGCGTCTCAAACAAGCATTTATAGGTCTAGATGGGGCACACttccagggagagaggaaatggtttatattatatatatatttaaatataatatatatttatatatattttatattacatatgtattcatatttatatatatgtatatatataattaaatataaatatatatatcatatatatatataatataaaatatatatatgtatttttttctctctctctctatctcagagTTTATTGTTCCCATGTTTTAAGCTCCAGGaagctggtttgtttgtttctcccgGAGATGActcttacaaaaaaatttttttctcaatttaagaaataatctcCATGCGTATTTACAAGGGTACTCTAACATGTAAAGAGTTCAGCCCAATATATTAGTGTTGGATTTCTGCTAGTATAAAAGAAATCCTTTGTCTGTTTGACATAGTGAAGGCTTTTATCAATTTATCTTGGGAAAAAACTTACATTTACACTGTGGATAAGAATTGTTAAGGTGCTGGAAGCTACTTTATCATGACAGACTTGATTATCTGTGAGCTCTCAAGTCCAGCTGTGCTGATGTGAACACTTTGGTAcagagatataaagaaaaaatgtgtgaATCAATCCCAAAAAGATTTCTTCAAGGGAAGAAGTCAATGACATAAAAGAAACCCAAGGAAATGTTGACCACAGCCAGGAATCCCACCTACCCCTAGCCATGTGCATGGTCGGAGGGAAAGGCTCAGGGCCCTTGTTCCCTGATGGCCCTGGTGCTTGTTTGGCACACTGTGTGCACACTGGGACCCCACAGACTTGGGGATATCTGCATCTCTGAATGTTGGCAAATAGCCTCCCACATTTCCAGCAAACCAACAATGATTCTGGTAGTTACCTCTAACTCCTGCTTTTCTCTCACCTTCTTTAGACAATTACTTTGCAAGAATATTTTTACTTCTCCCGTTCATGGCTGTTTCACACTTCCACTTTATTTCCATGCTCACTGTTCCCACTGCTGTCTGGAAGCTTATCGCATCGATGCTAGATCATCATCACAGTCATCTATCAGTTTTCTGGTCATTCATCCATCACGtatttaaaaagcacatattGACCGAGGCCAATAATGCCAtgcattgttttaaaaactgagaatcttggggatcctgggtggctcagttgattaagcatctgacttcagctcagatcatgatctcaccggtctTTGAGTTCCGGCCTGCTTGgacttttccctctttctgctcctccccctctctcaaaaataaataaacattaaaaaattaaaaaaaaacaacaactggaaatcctggaaaaaacaaaacaatgtatcTAGTCTCATCATGCTCACATTCTAGTGGGTAGAGGAATCTGACACTAATAATTAAATCAGCAAAGAAGTTCAGATGGTGTTTGTTATATGACGAGGAACAAAATGCATCTGATGACATGGTGGCAAGTGACTAGACAAAAATAATGTAAGGAAAGAGGTCTGAAAGGAAGATACATTTGAACTGGGACCTTGATGACAATATGGAGCCAGGCATAAGTAGTTTCCTTGAAGCCAGGAAAGACAAGTGTGAAACTTGGAGGctggacagaaaaggagaaagaagaaagaaagaaagaaaagaaagaaagaaagaaagaaagaaagaaagaaagaaagaaagaaagaaagaaagaaagaaagaaaagaaagagagaaagaaagagaaagagagaaagaaagagagagagaaagagagagagaaagagaaagagagaaagaaagaaaaagaaagaaagaaagaaagaaagaaagaaagaaagaaagaaagaaagaaagaaagaaagacctaaCACGACAAGCCTAAGGCATGACaagatctgagagagagagatgttaagGGAAGAGTGGGAAGGAGCAAAGTTGGAGTGACGGCCCCAGGCCTCACCATTTGGGCACCTGAGGGTAGAGTGTGGGTATTTTACACTAAGGCGTGGGAAACGAGCACAGATTTGTAAACCTGGCATCAGCATGATTGCTAATCTACTCAACACCCACAGTGAGGCTAACTTTCTCACTGTCCTGTCCATCACATTACAGCTTTGTCTATAACTCGAAATTAACTTCTGGTCAGAGGAATACTCTTGTGATCCTCCCCAACTATTCTGTGCaatatctttcctttctcttttgatcTCTCAGTGCTCATCTGCTTGGCTGAGCTGCCTTCTCAGCCTCTTCTGGTTCATCTCCCCCCACCTAAATCCCCACCTCTCTGAGTAGTTTATAGGGATCTCCCTTCTCTGAAACACTGTAGCAAATCTGCAGGCTCCCGCATGCTGTCTCCTGATGGTACGCAGTCAATTTAATGTCCCCAGCGGCTCTCACCACTTAAGCCACAAAATTCTTTCCTAAAGCCCAGGGCCGGTTCTTTGGAGGTGATTTCAAAGAGTTATCCCCCTGCTCAGACCTCCAACCCCTCCCATCCCTAATCTATCCTCACAAGAGCTTGTGACAAACCAGCTGCTTTTAGAAAACATGTTCCCCCCCTGTTAGCGGAATGGAATTGCAGCCCTTGCCTGGACCTTGACCTTTTGAGAACTGGGTTAATTTTCCCCAGAAGAATCCCCACTGGTACTCTATCTCCATACTTGGTCTTTCCCAGAGTCCTCACTCAGACCCATGTAATCATCTGGTTCAGAGGAGTTCTTGTCCCATGACACCCATCCTCTCTCATCACAGCCTCCCCCATGCCCCCAGCCACATGTCATTAGCTTTAACTTGAAGAGCCCCTAAGTGTATGTTTTCCCCAAATGTATGTCCCAAGCATATATTCCTTTCATTGccctattgttttttattttcttgccaaaACCTTTACTGCATACAAATATTGAATGGGGAGattgcatgcatacacacacagacacacacacagacacacagacacacacacacacacacacacacacacacacatactcacagcACAACAAATAATTCCTGGGATTCTCACAAGTGTAACAGCACATGGGAAAAGTAGAACTGAAGACAATCAGTAAAGAATTCTTAGCAGAGCACTATTATTaccattgctattattattatcattactactaCTGCTACCACTCCTATTGCTATTGTTTGAAAATAAGCTCTTCTTTGCTGACTCTACAATACTAAACAGGGGACTCAGTGATCCCAGTGGGTCAAGGCATTAGCCAGTCCAGTCACCATCTTCTGCCTTCACCCAGGGGGTGAATGCCTCGCCAAAAACGTTTGCCAGAAGAGTCACAAGCATGTTTCCCAGGAGCTGTGGAGGTGGCAAGAGATAACAGATATGTACGAGGGACAGAGAGTTCCAGGTGGGCCTCCAGGTATCTGGCCAGCCAACTTCCATTTAGAACCACACCAATGTCAATCTCCCACAAAACCTGGGGTCTTGCCCAGTGACTAAACACAAGTGTGTTCTCTTGGACTAACCCCTGGCCATgattccactttttctttcttctccccacgACCAACCTCCTATTTTGTGGGCTGAAAAACAAGGATCCACAGGTTTCTTTCCATAGCCACTCCAGGACACATGTTCttgccatttccctccctcagAGATGCTCTGCCCCACCTTAGGATTTATAGGATGTAAGTTTGAAATGGGTCTCTAGGAGCAATTTTGTACAAGTGTCCAGCCTATATATGAATAACCTTAGCAATGTATTTGTGAACCGTAGATTCCTTCCTTATATAGAGCCAACATTTGCCTGCATAGATATTTCTCCTTGGCCTTGTTTTTTCTGCctccaggagagaaaaaaagtaaagttcaAGTTACCAATAGTCATTTTTCTTCACCTCTATACAAGTCTcttctaaaaacaaagaattcaaacAGGTCCCTCTAGATTTCGAGAAGTGCTCCTTAGGCCCTTTGATCTTAGTTCAGTTCTCTCAGCTCCGATGTTTCCAAATATTCCCCTTCTCACAGCCATCCTAGACTGCAGTCAGGTCAGTGCTCAGTTGTCTAAGCTGTCCCAAAGCTAATAGAGGGTGTGAACATCTCCTAGATTTACCTGAAGTTCTTAGGGTCTACTTGTGACATATCACAGCATTGCTTACTCAAATGGACAAAAGTGGCCTTAAGATCATCCAGGTGCTATGAGGACAATTTATATCTCATTGTGAGTGGGACACAATTATATTAGCAATGATCTCTTTAAGGGGGCAATATTTGAGTTGAGGCCACAATGGCATGAAGTTGCTGCCATGGGAAGATACTAAGAAAGAAAGGTTCTGGAAGTTGGAATAGCAAATGTAAAGCTCTAAGGCAGGAAAACGCACACCCTCCCACACATACGCAATGTACCTGTATATGCAGAGAGACAAATAGTGGGTCGATGGTGTTGATATGGAAATAGCAAAGAAAAGAGTGGTCAGAGATGATAGTAGAGGTAACACATGCTTACAGCTCTTCAGGATTAGCTTCATTATCTTGAATAGGAAGCCATTAGAGAATTTTAATCATGATACTGATACCATTTCTAATCTGTTTGTACTCTTGTCTAGATTAATATTGCAAGAATATCTTGTTCCTTACCAAACTGTTTTGCTCAAGTGGCTTTTATAGACTATTGAGAAATATGAGAACCcattcaaatattaaatactCTGATGTTGAAGGCAtgcgttttgtgtgtgtgcgtgcgtgtgcgtgcgtgtgtgtgtgtgtgtgtgtgtgtgtgtgtacgtgttcACAATCCACGAGGACAGCAAGGAAAAAAGGCTGATGGAGGGAAAATGTGCTCAggggagaaataagaaaaacacaggaaaagaataaatcctgccattttaatttagaaaatagagCAATGTTTAAAATAGAGGATAAGACAAATGCAGGATTCAAAAGTGTTAGATACTGTAAGTGTTTGCAGAAGGTGCTCTATACATGTGTTTTAAGTGTGTGAGTGACTGCAAGTGAATGGTGCATCAGTGACTCCTGTCTATTCTGCTGTGTTGTTATATGAGACTGTGGGACTCCTGAAAATGCCAAAGAAACTCCAGAGGCTGTTGAATTGGAGCAGCCATGACCTCATGTGCCCCATCCAAGAAGCCTACATTTGGGGAACTCTTCGGGGTGGGTGCATGCGGGAAAGATTCTGGGGAAGAAGCAGTAATAAAGATCAGTGAAATGGGAGTAAAAAGGAGATTCAGTCTTCTGAAACCTATTAATTATTTGTTGAGTCAGTTTGAGCTTTCTAGAGACTTCTTCAACACGCTGAGGTTTGAAATGATTGCCAGGAGAGCAGTTATGCTCTTTCCAGCTTCAAAGTAAGAGGCATCTGGGCATTTTTTCCCGTGtcaatagagacagaaaaaatgTCCTTCTTTCTTACTCACCAGACAAGAAACTGGCTATCATCTGTGACTTCCCCACTATCTGTCAATCAATTTCCAAGTCCTGCTGAATCTTTGTCCTGTCTGTTCTTTTCCCAATCACTTCCTCATCACACCAAGCTGCTACGGCCAGTCCCAAGTCTATACTTCTTCTCTGATCAGGTATGCACCCACATatgtatcaattttattaaaacttattATTCATATTTCCCTTCTGAACAATAATTTTGACTGGTTCCCTGAACATAAAATAATACTAACTCCCTTCTCTTCATTACCTGGTCTCTCTAAATGCTTTCCAAAATGATTATATCACTCCCTTGTTTTGAAAAAACACCCATctccggggagcctgggtggctcagtccgttaagatCACGATCATGTGGTCTCTGACTTAAAGGCCCacagccggctctgtgctgacagctcagagcccggagcctgctttgggttctgtgtctccctctctctgcccacctcccccccccccgcccccgcactcCCCCCCCATacctctgtatctttctctcaaaagtaaataaacgttaaaaagaaaatttaaaaaaatacccattCCTCAGAGGGACTCTGCTGTTCATGCCCAATTTGATacttcattcccccccccccacctcgctTCCCTCCTGCACCTATCCCTACTGGCTCCAACCAGTATGCAATTCACATCTcaagcccctccctggcccccaccAGCAGCCTGCAATGACTTGAAGATGGTTGATGAGGCTTGGGTTGAAACAGTAAAAAGGAAGAATTGTAAATATCCTCCACATTAACTGAAGAGTTGCGATAATGTATCATTCTGTTGTTCAGCCAATCTTTACAAGAAGAGGCCTCCGCCCTTCTTGGTTTTCAAATCTCTTAAGATTATATTGGGCACACAATTTAATACTtcttaaaataggaataatgtCTCTATCTAACATCAAAAGGAagcagaataggaaaaaatatgtagATTAGGGCAGGATTGGATGTTACTCCcgtgttttttaatccattttatataGTCTTTTAATCCATTTAAGTATTTTCCTTACTTACCTAAGTAACAGAATATTCCCTTGGAGTCATCTGGCAGCAGTCTGGAAGATTCCATGTATTTTCCAATGTGTCTCTGAGCACATAGGTGTTCAGGCTGGTTGGGGGAGAAGGGTGCCAGTGTTTGTTCAATGCAGAGAGTACTTAAAGATTCCGTGGGATGGGCTGCAGATTAAGAGAGCTGTCTCTGGCATGTGCTGGATCTACCCTGCTTGCTATGTTTAACTTCTCTTTATTTCTAGTAAGCAGAAGCAATCTTCACTGACAGGATGCCACACACTACTGTCCCTGTAACCTATGGTACTTTGGTCTCAAGCATCTCAAGCAAGCATTTATAGGACCAGACAGGACTCACTTTCAGCAAGAAAGGGAATAgttcgttttattttattttttctctcaggGTCTATTACTCCTGCCTGTAGAGTTCTAGGAAACTGGCTTGTTTGTTTCTCCCTAAAATTGCTCCTTAAACGTATAACACTGGAAAATCCACTTCCATGTTACTTACAGGATACTCTAAATTTTAAAGAACTCAACCTAATACATGAAAGCTGAATTTCTGCTACTAGAGAATTAATCTTTTCAAACATTCATTCTCTTGTGTTCTGAGACCCTCATTTAATATCTATTTGTTGAATAACTGTCATCATTGCTGTAAGTACTGGAGACTTAAGataaatgaggaagagaaaaaaactttcCTCTTAACATTTATAACATGGCATGGAAGATATAGAAAATGGATAATTAAACCAATctacaaaataatttcagttaaTATCATTTgctatgaaaaaattaatatctgGACTTAATGAGGGAGAGCCATGATTACACCAGGCAGGATTAGTCCCTCTGAGGAGGTAGTATTTGAGCCGGATCCagaatgaaaagaaggaatttgCCATGGGGAAATATTGGGATAAAAGGTCTGAAAGCTGGAATAGGGAGTACAAACCTCTGAGTTAGGTACAACAAACCCTTGGGATGCTGGAGATAAGAATAATGGGCTGGTGCAGGTGATAGGTAAAGGTAAGAAGAAGCAGGAAATGTTGCAGAGGAAGCATTAAACCTAATAATTTAGAACTTGTCTTCAGTGGTAGAGTGTAAGAAGCCATTACGGGATTTTAATCTTGGCAATGACATAACCTCCTAACCTCTGTACTCATAGCCAGATTAATATTCCAAGAATATCCGGTCCATCACAACATTGTTTTGCTCACATGGCTTTTATTGCCTATTGACAACAATTAGTCCttttttcatctattaaaaatCTGAGTCATCCAGAcctatgtgcctgtgtgtgcacatgcacgtgtgtgtgttaaTTATGAAGTTGTTACCATGTAAATAGTCCTGGACTGGCAACTTGAAGATCCAAATCTAGACTCTTAAGGGATAAAGAATGTATCTTCTGCCCACCACTCCATCATCACCATCCTTGACCCCGGGGACATGCAGAATCAGAGTAAAAGCTgagggcaagaaagagaaaatgagactgattaaaaatgcacatttgttGTTGACTGAGACACTGACTGACAGACTGGGTAAAAGGCTTAGTACCTCTAACAGCTCCTGTTTACTTTGCTGAAGGGCATAAAGAGAGgctactgaggctcagagaccaCTGTTGTTGACAACCTGCAACTAAGTAATCATTGGTCTCTCATCTGGATGGTGGAGACATAAACTCAAATTAGAAGGTAATTCAGAGGACAAATTCTGATCAATGTGCAGAGGCAATGAAATACCTAACTGATATGAGAGTTTGACTCAAGGCCTGGAGGTCTAGACTCCCTAAGTAAAATAACAACGACTTCCTCAAGAGTCATTCAGTTCTTGCCACTCCCACACAGGGGTCCCCAAGGTAGTACACAGCCTCTTGTTAGATCCCCCAGGGCTGGGAGATTTCAGTCATTCCCTAccacctccttccttctcatcCACCCCAGCCAATCAGACACTGTTTCTTCTTCACTCAACCTCTGCTCCTCCTTCATGTTTTGCAGATCTCACTGCTCTTCTTGGGTTTAGGCCATTATGTCTGTTCTTCTGAATTAGCATCTACATCTAATCTGCAATTTGGAATTCATTTTGTGTTCATTAAACTGAtaacttccccccaccccaactcctaTTCCTTGAGTGATTATAGTTCTAAGGATATTTATTGTTTACTCTTGACAAAAACATagtaatagtttttatttttataatcaaagcCTTGGATTATCTAGTCTCTCCTAATACTCTTACCGTCTCCTCTACTTCCAGAAAGACTTTTCCTGCAAGAAATTAGCTCAAGCCCTAATTTACTGGTTTTAGACTATGAGCCTTTGTTATTATCTCATTTGCTACACGAAACCTTGGTCATTCTTCTCTCCCCCCGAATTCATATAATATCCTAATGCCAACTTTATTTTAGCATATGTTATGtttgattataaaataatgcACAGTGATTTCCCACTGTGGCTCCCCACTGAGACCATGCAACCCTTTGGGAAAGAACAGACTTTTCTTGGTTAATGGAGATTTTTCTGGAAAACTCCGAGCCATCCCTCAATTCATCCTCTTATGTCCAATTCAGGCTCACATGACATATGATAAGTTAGCTGATTCAAAATGTACATTAAAGCAAATTGAAAAAGTAACCCTAGCCGAGATCTTAGATCCATGCAAAGCTTTTAAAGCTGAACCCTGACACGCACCACAAATCTatcttgatttcttctgaggcacTTCTTAGCATCTCTTTTATTCCCCTCTACTGTAAGTTTCTGCCACACTGTCCTGTAAATCCCTGTTCGCTTAATTAACCCTTTCCCCAACCCAGAAAATTTCTTCCCCATCCTAGCATACACCCAGACCTTCTAGAATTCTCCCATAATACCCATCTTCCTTTGATGAGTCCCTACACACTTCCCAAACGAGCTCTCATTTCTCCCTATGTCTCACCTCACCCCTCAGCCAATGAGTGAAAGATGCAAAAAACACAGTATTCATTTATGATGACTGAATAGAATGAACTTTATTAAACAGAAGCTGTGCTCTCAAGGCCAAACGCAAGTCCCCATATGCAGAAGGAGGGCCCTGGGGACACAAAAGAGCACTGTTGAACTGGAAGGAAGATTCAGTGGTACTTGTGCGCCAGAGCAGTGGCAACACCAGCCACCAGCTTCTGCCACATGGCCTGCATATCAGGGGTGAATTCCTTGCCAAAATGAGAAGCCAGAATGATCACCAGTACGTTGCCCAGGAGCTTTTAGgtgaaagacaaaatgaaaaagaggcaCATTGAGTACAATTTTTCGAAAAGAATTGCAGAAAAAGTGGTTCAATACCTACAGTCCCTGCCAACTCCATACCTTAAACTACTTCAAGGGTTGTGTCTGCACGAAATCAGATAAGCTAGTCCCTAAATTCAATTTAATGTGTATGAGCTCTCCATTCAACACCCTCCCCACCTCTATCTCCATCCTCTTGcatctcaccatttttatttgcatctctccctccctctatctacAAGTCGTCTAATTCCTGTAACAACAGGATTTTAGGGTGGCATGGGTTCTCACAGTGAGTTTATTTAAAGTCTCCAATCAGGACAGGGACAAGTCTCCACTTGGTAACAATACTGACAGGTAATACGATATATTTTAGAGAAGTTGTTGTATTTTCCTTGTGACAATTTGTCCaaaactccccccaccccaaatctctCCCTACGCTTCAGTCATCAGAAACCACGTAAAATAAGACATTCTTCCTTCCTTGAGACAGTCCTTTATCAAATGCCAAATTCCATTCCTCCTTGAACAAGTCTTCTTTTCTCTGATGTCGTTTCAGTTCTGACAAAAGTTCTTGAGAAGTTTTAAGCAAACCCTGGATGCTAGTAGGCCTTTACTGTCACTAGTCCTGAATCAAGGTAGTCCTGGTCATGCCCTTTGGCGGTCTGTCCTACTAACACCAAGTTTGACCCATTATTTCTGAAATTCTTGTTAGTCTATCTCaaagtaaaaagtataaaaagagcACATGAACATTTCCTGAACTCACCCTGAAGTTCTCGGGATCCACATGCAGCTTGTCACAGTGCAGCTCACTAAGCTTAGCGAAGGCACCCTTGAGGTTGTCCATGTTCTTAATAGCATCACCAAAGGAGGTCAGCACCTTCTTGCCATGTGCCTTGACCTTGGGGTTACCCATTATGGCAGAAGTAGAGGACAGGTTGCCGAAGTTGTCAAAGAATCTCTGGGTCCAGGGGTAAACAACCAGGAGCCTATGTGATGGGACCATAGCAGGTGGAAAATCAGAGACTTTCAAAGCTCTTCAGGAACTTCCCAGACAAGTGGCCAGGCTCATATTCACCATCCTTTCCCATGCATTGAAACCCAGTGCCTACCTGCCCAGGGCCTCGCCTCCAGCCTCTTCCACATTCACTTTGCCCCACAGGCTAGTGATGGCAGCCTtctcctcagctgtaaaatgcaCCATGATGTCAGATCTGGGAACTTACAAGCGATCAGAGAGAGAAGCGGGTATGTGCTGCTGTTGGAAAGGGTCACCTTTTATTCTTTACTGCTGACCTTCTGACCCCTTGTTCCTCCTAGTTCTTTGAAATCATTGGTCAAGGCTGAGCTGTGTCCCTCAGGGGTGGAGTCAGATCAGGAAAGGGTCAGCAGTGAAGAATGCACACTGAACTTGTGATAATGTGT is from Neofelis nebulosa isolate mNeoNeb1 chromosome 10, mNeoNeb1.pri, whole genome shotgun sequence and encodes:
- the HBE1 gene encoding hemoglobin subunit epsilon, whose protein sequence is MVHFTAEEKAAITSLWGKVNVEEAGGEALGRLLVVYPWTQRFFDNFGNLSSTSAIMGNPKVKAHGKKVLTSFGDAIKNMDNLKGAFAKLSELHCDKLHVDPENFRLLGNVLVIILASHFGKEFTPDMQAMWQKLVAGVATALAHKYH